The window ATGGATAGGCTTTTTAAGCGAGTAACTGCTTCTTTTAATAGCCCTACATTTTGAACAAGTGCCAGACGTACATAGCCTTCTCCTTCTGAACCAAATGCTGTGCCAGGCACCATTAGGACGCCGGTTTGCTCTATCGCTTTAAAGGCAAAGGAGACACTATCAATTTCAAATGGATACTTTGCCCATACAAACATTCCGCCGTTAGACGGTGCTATTTCCCAGTCCAGTTCTTGAAGTCCTTTCATAAGTATTTTGTGACGTTCTGCAAAAGTATCTCGTAAAGGAGTAGTTATTTCTTCTGCATGGTCTAATGCAAGTATAGCCGTCTCTTGAATGGGGTCGAAAATCCCGAAGTCTAAATTAGATTTCAACTGCTTCATGATTGCAATCATTTCAGCGTTTCCTACAATATAAGCAACTCGTGCTCCAGCTAAACTAAAGCTTTTTGAAAGAGAGTTGATTTCCAAGCCAACTTCCTTTGCCCCAGGTACTGCTAGGAAGCTAATTGGGGCATCTCCAGAAAAGTAAAATTCAGAATAAGCTGCATCATGCAAAACGATAATATTATGCTTTTTGGCAAAGTCGACTACTTCAGTAAAGTATTCGAGAGAGGGCGCCATTGGAACTGGATTTCCAGGCATATTTAATATTAACAGTTTTGCCTTGTCTGCTATGTCTTCCGGAATCTCTTCAAGGTTTGGTAGAAAACCATTATTTTCATCTAGTGGTATGTAAAAGGGTGTTGCACCAGCTAAAGTGATTCCTGCTGCATAGGCAACATAACCAGGGTTTGTCGTTAAAATGTAATCTCCTGGGTCACAAAACGCAATAGGTAAGTGAACTAACCCTTCCTGTGAGCCAATGGTTTGGACAATTTCAGTCTCAGGATCTAATACCACTTTATTTACGCGTGAATAGTATCTTGCCACTGCTTCAAAAAATCCTGACGAGCCAGTTAGTGTGTAGCCGTAAGAAGTAGGCTGTTTACTTAATTCAGACATAGATTTAAGAAGCATGTCATGTGGTGGGATATCGGGACTACCTAAGCTTAAATCAATTAAACTTTGGTTACTAATTTTCTCTTGTTGCTTGGCATAAGTTTTCAAACTGGAAAATATTGCAGGCTGGAATAACGACATTTTCTTTGAGGGGGTCACATTCAAGGTTGAACACTCCTTATATTCTATTAAAATAGTAATCACATTTTAACATAGTGCCGATAGAAATTCGCTATTTAATCAGAAAAAAGGAAATAAATAAAAATTTCGAGAAACAAGCTATTTTTAAAGGCTAACATAAGATTTTCGTAAACATAAATAGCATGTTGTGATTCTTTGATTTAAACTATAAAAAAAGAAGTTGGAGTGGATTTGATGATTGTACATTCTTTAAGTGGGCCGAGTGGAACTGGTAAAAGTACAAGTGCTATTCAATTTGCCTATGAAAATCAAATTGAAGCCATTATCGATGATGGGTTATTAATCATCAATGGAGAAAAAATCGCCGGGACATCAGCTAAATTTGAAAAAAATACAATAACTGCAGTACGTCGAGCAATTTTCCAAGATGAAGAACATAGAATGATGGTCTTAAAAGCCTTAAAAGAATACCAAATCCAATCAATTCTCATCATAGGAACCTCAGATAAAATGACGAAAAAGATTGCAAAACGCCTCCAGCTTGAACCAATCAACTATATACATCATATTGAAGAAATTCGTTCAAATAGAGAAATACAGATGGCGAAATTTATAAGAAATACACAGGGTAAACATGTAATGCCCATTCCGTATAGACAAGTAGAGCAGAATTTTTTCAAACGGTTTATTCAGAGGGGCTTCGATATTTTCTCAAAAAATAAAGTGAAATTGGGAGAGACGACGATTGTGCAGCCTGATTTTCATCAACAAATAATTTATATATCCAAAACTGTATATGTTGATTTAGTGAGATATTTAATTAGTCAATATCGTGTAATTGCAAAAATTGATACGGTCCATTTTGTTATGAAGGATTACCATCAAATACTTTATATCACCGTTTATTTAGCTTCACCAGTCAATTATGATGTGCAGGATAAAATGCGGGGGCTCCAGCAATTAATTGCTGAGCAGTTTATACGACATTTCGAATTTGAACCTTCTGCTATTAGACTCAATATTAAAGGGATTGTTTGATGGATTCTATTATAAGAAGAAAGCCTGCCTGGAAATTCTGTTGTATTCTCGGCAGGCAATTTTTTATTTACGTGAAAATCTCGGTTGGCGTTTTTCAACAAATGCGCGGACACCTTCAGGAAAATCATGTGGATCAACAAATGGTGTAGAGGTCTTCCATAAAACTGGTGCAGAATCTAAACATTCCTGAACAGTACGTTTTACAGCGAGTACTGATGAAGGGGACATTCCGGCAACTAGCTTCCCCATACGAATTGCGAATTTATTTAAATCTTTTTCAGCGACTAAATAATTTAACATTCCAGCCTTAAAAGCTTCTTCTGCTTTATACATACGTCCGGTAAAAACGAAATCCTTAGTTGCAGATGGGCCAACTAAATCAACAAGCCGTTTAGCAAACTTGTTATTAATTGTAATACCGAGCTTTCCAACAGGAATTCCCATTCGTGCTTTGTCCGAACCAATTCGAATATCACAGGCTAATGCCAATTCTAAACCAGCTCCCATTGCAGGTCCGTTAATAACACCGATTACAGGAATCGGTAATCTTTCTATAGTGGAAATCGTTTTTTCCATATGAACAAAGGCTTCTTCAGCTTCCTCTAAGGAAATTGAGTTAAACTCTTTAATGTCAGAACCTGCGGTAAAATTCTCACCAGATCCTCGTAAAATTAAAACTTTATTTTTAGGATTATCTAGTGTTTTTAATGCTATATCTGCTAGCTGTGTCCACATATTTGAAGTCAAAGCATTCTTAAGTCTAGGTCGGTGGATTGTAATAATTGCAAGTCCAGCAGTTTCTTGATAGATAATTTTAGCCTCTTCTTCCTTTAGTCTTGTAGTACGTACCTGCATTCAAACAGCCCCTTTAGTTTGTTATTCACATTATATACTACGATAACTTTAACTAGCATTAAATTATGAATATTCAAGCTAAATTCAAAAGAAGTAGAAAATTCTTTTTATCATCTGAAATTATTACGATTTACCAGGTATTAATTTCTGTTATAATTGTGCATTGTGAAATGAGCCATCCGTTCATTCCTTGCATATTATCCGACACTTTTATATAATAAATTAAAATTAGAATCCACGCATCAATTCCATTAATAATTATATTCAATTTACGCAAAGTTCATAAGGAGAAGTAGAAATGGATGAATTAGTAACAAATTATAGGGCATATTTACAATCATTAAGCAAATCGCCCCATACCATCAAGCAATACGGTATTGATACACACCAATTCCTACAATTTATGAATGAACATCATTACACTTTCAACGATCCACTAGGCAAAATAGTTGATGGCTATAATGAATATTTAGAAGTTGCCTTTTCATCTGTTGCTAGCATAAACCGCAAGAGAGCCTCATTACAGCATTTTTTAACCTTTCTGAAGCAACGCGATATAATAGGAGAAATACCAAAAGGTTTATTCAAACCAATGAGGACAGAAAAACAAGCAATACAGACCTTGAGTGTTAATCAAGTGAAATTGGCTTCGAATTATTGGTGTGGTGTATTTGAAGCAGCTGAAGATACTGAGTTTAAATGGATCGCATTAAGAAATTTTTGCATTATGAATATTATGTTGGAAACTGGAGTTAAGCCTTCTGAAATTGTAGGATTGAAATGGTCCCACATAATGGATAATGAGATTACATTTATTCAAAATAAAAAAATAAGAAAGCTTTCATTATCAATGACTATTCTTAAATGGCTGCATTTATTTCATTTGGAGACAGAAGCCTTACTACCTTTAAGTAAAAATTGTGAGTTTGTTTGGCTTGGCCTAGGAAATAAACAGAACGAACCCATTACTGTGAAAACGATTGAACGAATTTTCCAATCTACCTCTGAAAAACTTGGTTTTAAAGTGACTGCCACTTCACTTCGATATACACTTATTGATAAAGAGGTTAAACAGCTTCACGGTAAACAGTTAGAAGACTTTATGCGATATGGCTATTCACGTAAAAGTGTTTTGAAAGAACGACTAAATCTGATTAATAAATCCCCCTAAACTACTGAACTTCACAGTAGAATAGGGGGATATTTTATTCATAATTTACTTTATAATCTTCTGATTTAACCCATTTTAGCTTAGTTTCAAATAGTTTTATAAATAATAAATTTAAAACGATTGGTAAGCCTATGAATAATGTTAGAGAAATAATCATGCTTTCCATTTGCCATCCTACAATATCAAGATATTTAAGTGGACCAACGAACCCTGCTAGTCCAAAGCCAGCACTGTATGGAGTTCCTTCTATTTGGAATACACCAGCTAGCCCCCCTAAAATAGCAGCTGTTAAAATCATAGGTAAAGCAATTTTCGGCTTCATAAGGAAGTTGCGCATTTGGATTTTTGCAGATGCCACATGAGCAATAGCTGTACCAAAATTATTCGAGCGATAGCTTGCGATACACATTCCGACGCCAGAAGCACAAACTCCAAGATTAGCAGCACCAGCCCCGATTCCTGATAGCATAATAACGGTTGCAACTCCAATTGTTGATATTGGAGAGATAATAAGTACCGAGAATATCATTGCAATAAGTGCACCCATTAGGACCGGTTGGAGATCTGTTAAATACATAATAACATTACCAATTATTAATGAGCTGTTTTTCACATATGGAAGGATAGCAAGGCCCATTAACCCAGGAATGAAGATTGTTAATGCTGGCATGGCAAGCAAAGTCCAATCCTTTAATTTTGTTCCTAAAAATTGAACAAAAAGAATTGCTAGTGCTGTTGTTAAACCAATATTGATAACTGTCCCGATTCCTGCCATCGTTATAGATCCATCTTCCATAACTGTTGTTACACCACTGCCAACAAATGCAGCTAATCCAACCGAGCAAGTTTGAATCGGTGTTAATTTAAATTGAATTCCTGCCATAACCCCAATAATAACTGGAAGTAAACTCATTACAATAACGGAAGCATTTAAAACAGTTTCTAAAAAGGGGATATAGGGAATAATTAATTTTAATATTTCTCCGACAAGAGCATTTGGAATCAAGCAAACAACAATTCCTAAACTCATACCAGTTAATAACTTACTAAAAAAATCTTTCATATTGAAACAAATCCTCTCTAAGATGTCGTTTTTCTAATATAACATCATGGTGTAATGTAAGAATTATTATAGTAGTTTAGAAGATTATTTCAATACAAAATTTTCTGACTTTTTATCCATTTGATAAGTTAAAGCTATTTTAGAGAATGGAAACGTTTTTTTAGAGAATATCAATTTATAAATAATAATGGTGTAATTTTATATTTAATAGTTTAGTTGGTGCTTTTTGCTATTCAAAGTTGAATTCTTTTTCCTAGATTCTCTATTATTGGCGAAAAACGACTTTATCTAATATAGTTAATCATGTACCTATATAATTTGGTGGAACAAGTTATTTTGAAAGGATGAACATAAATGCTGAAAGAAAAAGTATTTGAACAATTAAAAACGGCTATGAAGGAAAAGAATGTATTGGCAAAAGGAGTATTTACTCTTTTAAAATCTGCTTTGGATACAGCAGAGAAAGAAAAAGGTGCAGCGCTTACAAAAGATGAAGAAATTTCAATTGTCAATCGTGAAATTAAACAAACAAATCAAGCATTAGATGGTGCAAAACAAGCAAATCGAGACGATTTAATTGAAAAAGAAGAAGCCAAGCTCACGCTTTTAAAAAGCTTCTTACCAAAACAATTAACAGAAGATGAAATTGTTGCTGTGTTAACTGAAGCTGGAGTTAGTAAAGGGATGAATATGGGGGATGCCATGAAGATTGCAAAACCGATATTGGCTGGTAAAGCAGATAGTGCAACTATTTCAAAAGTAGTAAAAAGTTTAATTTAACTGAGAAGTGTTACTAAAACTCACCTGAATAGCGTGGGTTTTTTTTATTTGAAAAGAGATTCAAATTGGGCTTTGCCTTCAAAAGGGGAGCTGCCAAAGCTTAAACAGTCCAAAGGGTCGCTGCTATAAGACGAAGAGGGAGCCCTCAAAGTACAAACTGTCCAATAGATGGCTTCTATAAGAAAATACCGGAGCTGCCAAAGCATAGACAGTTCAATAGCCTACCTTTCTTAAAAAAATCATGATGTCCGAAGCCTGAACTTTCCTCAAATCTCAAAGCAATGAAAATTAGAGCACCACATTAAATGTTTATCTATTCAGAAAATTATATTGACTTAAAATAAAATCTGTACTATATTAACTTTAACGAAAATATTCTGTTATATAACAAAAGCGCAGACAATTAGAAAGGATGGTTGATGAAGATGTCTAGTTATCGTGATGGTTATGATTATTATGTGATGAGATGTATGGATTTTGAGCTAGAGCCAATTAATTTTTATTATTTTGTTCAACAATTATCACAAGAACAGCTGGAAGTGTTCAATGAGCAAGCAAAACAAATGAAAGGGTGGAAGTAGGATGGTGGATTACAATATTGGCTATGATTATTATAAACAAGCATGTCAGCAGTATGGATTAGAGCCTATTAATTTTGCCTATTATCTATTAAGCTTGTCAAAAGCACAATTGGATGCATTTAATGAGCGTGCTCAACCAAAAAGGGGGCATGATCTTGAAGATTGATTTAGACTTAGCAAACGTCCGATAGCAACCTTACTTGAACATAAAATCAAGTAGGGTTGTTTTATTTTCTGAATGAGAGACTATTTTACTAACAACAACCAAACAAATTGTAACGATTTTTATACATTTTTCGACATTTTATCTATTATCTTACCGATTTTCAATGTATAATATTTATATAATACTTAAAAATAATTATTTTGAGATATTTCAGTTAATTTGTAACGGAGGGACTTCATGATAAACAATAACTTACAGTTAACAAAGACCACATTCATGGAGCATACATATGAAGAACTAAAAGATATCAAAGCGGCTATAGATGAAGCTGTTATACTAGCTGTAACCGATTCAAAGGGAAATATTACTGCAGTAAACGATCGGTTTTGTGAACTCTCAAAATATAGTCGAAAAGAATTAATTGGTCAAAATCACCGTATTTTAAATTCAAGATTTCATACGAAAGATTTCTTTAATACGATGTGGAAAACTATTAGTAATGGGGAAACCTGGAATGGTGAGATATGCAACCGTGCAAAAGACGGAACTCTTTATTGGGTTCAGACTACTATTGTACCTTTTTTAAATAAAAATGGAGTACCTTACCAGTATATCTCTATTAGAACAGATATAACGGAACAAAAAAATATCCAGATGATTACACATTTTGCGAATCATGATGTGTTAACCGGGTTACCAAACCGTAGATATTTAGCTCAAAAGCTAAAGCTGCTTATTGAGAAAAGTAATGAAAACCATTCTAAATTTGCTCTTTTCTTTATTGATATTAATCGATTCCGACATATTAATGATGCACTTGGCCACAATATCGGGGACTTATTTTTAGTTGAAGTTGCCCAAAGATTTAAATCAATGGATAGTAATGGAGACTCATTCTATCGATTAAACGGAGACGAATTTGTATATTTACTCGAAGATATAGATTTGCTTTCAGAAATGGCGACAAAACTTATGAAAATGTTTGAAGAACCATATGTCTTTGATAGGTATGAATTTTATTCTACGATCAGTATTGGAATAAGCTTATTCCCTGAGCATGGATATGACGTAGATAGTTTACTAGTAAGTGCCGATTTAGCTATGTATGTAGCTAAAAATAGAAAGGGAAATCAATATGAGATTTTCAAAAAGCTTATGCAAGGGAAAAATGACCAGATATTGATATTGGAATCCAAGCTTCGAAATGCTATAAAAGAAGATCTTTTGGAAATCCACTATCAACCGAAGATGGATGTAAAAACTGAACAACTGGTTGGGATGGAAGCGCTACTTCGGTGGACAGATGAAGAATTAGGTCTTATACCGCCAAATGAATTCATTCCTTTTGCAGAAGAGTGTGGGTTAATCAATGGCATTGGAGAATGGGTATTAAAAACAGCCGCCCTACAAATAAAAGAGTGGGAAAAGCAGTTGAATTTTCATCTAAGAGTAGCTATTAATATTTCTCCTTTACACTTTAAAGAACCGAATTTTGTTGGTCGACTTGTTGAAATACTGGAAGAAACAAAAGTAAGAGCCGAGCTTTTAGAAATTGAAATTACTGAAATGAGCATGATGGATTATAATGATGATCTTATAAATAAGATTCAAGAAGTAAAAAAAATTGGTCTAACAGTGGCAATTGATGATTTTGGAACAGGCTACAGTTCTCTTGGTTATTTGAAAGAATTCCCAGTCGACACGCTTAAAATAGATCGAAGCTTCATCGTCAATATACGTGAAGGGGAATCCGGAGTGGCCATGGTAGCAGCAATCATTGCA is drawn from Lysinibacillus sp. SGAir0095 and contains these coding sequences:
- a CDS encoding aminotransferase class I/II-fold pyridoxal phosphate-dependent enzyme — encoded protein: MNVTPSKKMSLFQPAIFSSLKTYAKQQEKISNQSLIDLSLGSPDIPPHDMLLKSMSELSKQPTSYGYTLTGSSGFFEAVARYYSRVNKVVLDPETEIVQTIGSQEGLVHLPIAFCDPGDYILTTNPGYVAYAAGITLAGATPFYIPLDENNGFLPNLEEIPEDIADKAKLLILNMPGNPVPMAPSLEYFTEVVDFAKKHNIIVLHDAAYSEFYFSGDAPISFLAVPGAKEVGLEINSLSKSFSLAGARVAYIVGNAEMIAIMKQLKSNLDFGIFDPIQETAILALDHAEEITTPLRDTFAERHKILMKGLQELDWEIAPSNGGMFVWAKYPFEIDSVSFAFKAIEQTGVLMVPGTAFGSEGEGYVRLALVQNVGLLKEAVTRLKSLSI
- a CDS encoding ATP-binding protein, translating into MIVHSLSGPSGTGKSTSAIQFAYENQIEAIIDDGLLIINGEKIAGTSAKFEKNTITAVRRAIFQDEEHRMMVLKALKEYQIQSILIIGTSDKMTKKIAKRLQLEPINYIHHIEEIRSNREIQMAKFIRNTQGKHVMPIPYRQVEQNFFKRFIQRGFDIFSKNKVKLGETTIVQPDFHQQIIYISKTVYVDLVRYLISQYRVIAKIDTVHFVMKDYHQILYITVYLASPVNYDVQDKMRGLQQLIAEQFIRHFEFEPSAIRLNIKGIV
- a CDS encoding enoyl-CoA hydratase/isomerase family protein codes for the protein MQVRTTRLKEEEAKIIYQETAGLAIITIHRPRLKNALTSNMWTQLADIALKTLDNPKNKVLILRGSGENFTAGSDIKEFNSISLEEAEEAFVHMEKTISTIERLPIPVIGVINGPAMGAGLELALACDIRIGSDKARMGIPVGKLGITINNKFAKRLVDLVGPSATKDFVFTGRMYKAEEAFKAGMLNYLVAEKDLNKFAIRMGKLVAGMSPSSVLAVKRTVQECLDSAPVLWKTSTPFVDPHDFPEGVRAFVEKRQPRFSRK
- a CDS encoding tyrosine-type recombinase/integrase, which codes for MDELVTNYRAYLQSLSKSPHTIKQYGIDTHQFLQFMNEHHYTFNDPLGKIVDGYNEYLEVAFSSVASINRKRASLQHFLTFLKQRDIIGEIPKGLFKPMRTEKQAIQTLSVNQVKLASNYWCGVFEAAEDTEFKWIALRNFCIMNIMLETGVKPSEIVGLKWSHIMDNEITFIQNKKIRKLSLSMTILKWLHLFHLETEALLPLSKNCEFVWLGLGNKQNEPITVKTIERIFQSTSEKLGFKVTATSLRYTLIDKEVKQLHGKQLEDFMRYGYSRKSVLKERLNLINKSP
- a CDS encoding PTS transporter subunit IIC; its protein translation is MKDFFSKLLTGMSLGIVVCLIPNALVGEILKLIIPYIPFLETVLNASVIVMSLLPVIIGVMAGIQFKLTPIQTCSVGLAAFVGSGVTTVMEDGSITMAGIGTVINIGLTTALAILFVQFLGTKLKDWTLLAMPALTIFIPGLMGLAILPYVKNSSLIIGNVIMYLTDLQPVLMGALIAMIFSVLIISPISTIGVATVIMLSGIGAGAANLGVCASGVGMCIASYRSNNFGTAIAHVASAKIQMRNFLMKPKIALPMILTAAILGGLAGVFQIEGTPYSAGFGLAGFVGPLKYLDIVGWQMESMIISLTLFIGLPIVLNLLFIKLFETKLKWVKSEDYKVNYE
- a CDS encoding GatB/YqeY domain-containing protein, which gives rise to MLKEKVFEQLKTAMKEKNVLAKGVFTLLKSALDTAEKEKGAALTKDEEISIVNREIKQTNQALDGAKQANRDDLIEKEEAKLTLLKSFLPKQLTEDEIVAVLTEAGVSKGMNMGDAMKIAKPILAGKADSATISKVVKSLI
- a CDS encoding transcriptional regulator — its product is MSSYRDGYDYYVMRCMDFELEPINFYYFVQQLSQEQLEVFNEQAKQMKGWK
- a CDS encoding transcriptional regulator, with the translated sequence MVDYNIGYDYYKQACQQYGLEPINFAYYLLSLSKAQLDAFNERAQPKRGHDLED
- a CDS encoding EAL domain-containing protein is translated as MINNNLQLTKTTFMEHTYEELKDIKAAIDEAVILAVTDSKGNITAVNDRFCELSKYSRKELIGQNHRILNSRFHTKDFFNTMWKTISNGETWNGEICNRAKDGTLYWVQTTIVPFLNKNGVPYQYISIRTDITEQKNIQMITHFANHDVLTGLPNRRYLAQKLKLLIEKSNENHSKFALFFIDINRFRHINDALGHNIGDLFLVEVAQRFKSMDSNGDSFYRLNGDEFVYLLEDIDLLSEMATKLMKMFEEPYVFDRYEFYSTISIGISLFPEHGYDVDSLLVSADLAMYVAKNRKGNQYEIFKKLMQGKNDQILILESKLRNAIKEDLLEIHYQPKMDVKTEQLVGMEALLRWTDEELGLIPPNEFIPFAEECGLINGIGEWVLKTAALQIKEWEKQLNFHLRVAINISPLHFKEPNFVGRLVEILEETKVRAELLEIEITEMSMMDYNDDLINKIQEVKKIGLTVAIDDFGTGYSSLGYLKEFPVDTLKIDRSFIVNIREGESGVAMVAAIIALAHALKLKVVAEGVETIEELEILKQYNCEYVQGYYFSKPLNVADITQKMHRELSK